From the genome of Candidatus Methylomirabilota bacterium, one region includes:
- a CDS encoding DEAD/DEAH box helicase has translation MRDAIARAGFFTPTPIQAEAIGPILEGHDLIGCAQTGTGKTAAFAIPTIERLAAAGEPLAGAGPRPIARGGAGPRALVLAPTRELALQIAATFDTLGRARGLTTVVLIGGEPMGPQLATLQKRPDVIVATPGRLFDHLERRTAALGSIRIVVLDEADRMLDMGFAPQVERILRVTPLDRQTLCFSATMPPEVEGLVRQHLVRPVRVHVGAVAKPVAKVTQVLYRAEAPTKTPLLLRLLGQERGRTLVFTRTKHRADRVARAVGAAGHRVARLHANRSMSQRREALDGFRSGRYRVLVATDIAARGIDVPEIAHVVNFDLPGTAEDYIHRIGRTARAEASGRASSLAAPEEREQLRAIERHLGHPVPRATGSIN, from the coding sequence ATGCGCGACGCGATCGCGCGCGCGGGTTTTTTCACTCCCACGCCGATCCAGGCCGAGGCCATCGGACCGATTCTCGAGGGCCACGACCTGATCGGCTGCGCCCAGACCGGCACCGGCAAGACCGCGGCTTTCGCGATCCCGACGATTGAACGCCTCGCGGCGGCGGGCGAGCCGCTCGCGGGCGCGGGCCCGCGGCCGATCGCGCGCGGCGGCGCCGGACCGCGCGCGCTCGTGCTCGCGCCCACCCGTGAGCTCGCGCTCCAGATCGCGGCGACGTTCGACACGCTCGGCCGCGCGCGCGGGCTCACGACGGTGGTCCTCATCGGCGGCGAACCGATGGGACCCCAGCTCGCGACGCTGCAGAAGCGTCCCGACGTCATCGTCGCGACGCCCGGGCGCCTCTTCGATCACCTCGAGCGCCGCACGGCCGCCCTCGGCTCGATCCGCATCGTCGTCCTCGACGAGGCCGACCGCATGCTCGACATGGGCTTCGCGCCGCAAGTCGAGCGCATCCTGCGCGTGACCCCGCTCGACCGCCAGACGCTCTGCTTCTCGGCGACGATGCCCCCCGAGGTAGAGGGGCTCGTGCGCCAGCACCTCGTCCGGCCCGTCCGGGTCCACGTCGGCGCGGTCGCCAAGCCCGTCGCCAAGGTGACGCAGGTGCTCTACCGGGCCGAGGCGCCGACGAAGACGCCGCTCCTCTTGCGGCTGCTCGGCCAGGAGCGGGGTCGGACGCTCGTCTTCACGCGCACCAAGCACCGCGCCGACCGCGTGGCGCGCGCGGTCGGCGCCGCCGGCCACCGGGTCGCGCGGCTCCACGCCAACCGCTCCATGTCGCAGCGCCGCGAGGCGCTCGACGGCTTCCGGAGCGGACGCTACCGCGTGCTCGTCGCGACGGACATCGCCGCGCGCGGGATCGACGTGCCAGAGATCGCGCACGTGGTGAACTTCGACCTGCCGGGGACGGCCGAGGACTACATCCACCGGATCGGACGGACGGCGCGCGCCGAGGCGAGCGGCCGCGCGTCGAGCCTCGCGGCGCCGGAGGAGCGCGAGCAGCTCCGCGCGATCGAGCGGCACCTGGGCCATCCCGTGCCGCGCGCTACGGGATCGATCAACTAG
- a CDS encoding cold-shock protein — translation MAQGQVKWFNDAKGYGFITQEGGEDVFVHYSAIQAQGFKSLAEGDKVEFEVTRGPKGLQAANVRKVS, via the coding sequence ATGGCACAGGGACAGGTGAAGTGGTTCAACGACGCAAAGGGGTACGGGTTCATCACGCAAGAGGGCGGCGAGGACGTGTTCGTCCACTATTCCGCCATCCAGGCTCAGGGCTTCAAGAGCCTCGCCGAGGGTGACAAGGTCGAGTTCGAAGTCACCCGCGGTCCGAAGGGTCTTCAGGCAGCCAACGTCAGGAAGGTCAGCTAG
- the rodA gene encoding rod shape-determining protein RodA: MLRFDRRLLQNVDWPLLGAAFLLFAMSLLTLSNLSVGRGGAGVALRQTAWFGVGLVALLIVASLDYRRLVRAAPAVYLLGLAGLTLVWAFGRSVSGARRWIGLGPMSVQPSELFKICFVLMAVWVITSRWAQPVGTGTLLMALPVVAVPFVLIIRQPDLGTALLLFPVLVILLIGAGLRLRLLGALGAVGLATLPVAWLVLKDYQRERILVFLDPFRDPLGSAYNVIQAKIAIGSGQLLGKGVAGATQSRLAFLPERHTDFIFAVFAETWGFVGCLVLLMCYVLLLVRGFDIAASAREPVGRLVALGATSLLAVQVLINVSMVTGLVPVVGIPLPLMSYGGSSMLASLTGLGLLLSVRMRQFQ; this comes from the coding sequence ATGCTCAGGTTCGACCGCCGGCTCCTCCAGAACGTGGACTGGCCGCTCCTCGGCGCGGCCTTCCTCCTCTTCGCGATGAGCCTGCTCACGCTCTCGAACCTGAGCGTGGGGCGCGGCGGCGCCGGTGTCGCCCTGCGCCAGACCGCGTGGTTCGGCGTGGGCCTCGTGGCGCTCCTGATCGTGGCGAGCCTCGACTATCGGCGGCTCGTACGCGCGGCGCCGGCCGTCTACCTCCTCGGCCTCGCGGGCCTGACGCTCGTCTGGGCGTTCGGGCGCTCGGTGTCGGGCGCGCGGCGGTGGATCGGGCTGGGGCCGATGTCCGTCCAGCCGTCGGAGCTCTTCAAGATCTGCTTCGTGCTCATGGCCGTCTGGGTCATCACGTCCCGGTGGGCGCAGCCCGTCGGGACGGGCACGCTCCTCATGGCGCTGCCGGTCGTGGCGGTGCCGTTCGTCCTGATCATCAGGCAGCCGGACCTCGGGACCGCGCTGCTGCTCTTCCCCGTCCTGGTGATCCTGCTGATCGGCGCGGGCCTGCGCCTGCGGCTGCTCGGCGCGCTCGGCGCGGTCGGCCTGGCCACGCTGCCCGTCGCCTGGCTCGTGCTGAAGGACTACCAGCGGGAACGCATTCTCGTGTTCCTGGACCCGTTCCGCGACCCGCTCGGGAGCGCGTACAACGTGATCCAGGCCAAGATCGCGATCGGATCGGGTCAGCTCCTGGGCAAGGGCGTCGCCGGCGCGACGCAGAGCCGTCTCGCCTTCCTCCCGGAGCGCCATACGGATTTCATCTTCGCCGTGTTCGCCGAGACGTGGGGGTTCGTCGGCTGTCTCGTGCTGCTCATGTGCTATGTCCTGCTCCTGGTGCGGGGCTTCGACATCGCGGCATCCGCGCGTGAGCCCGTCGGCCGGCTCGTGGCGCTCGGCGCCACGTCGCTGCTGGCGGTCCAGGTGCTGATCAACGTGAGCATGGTGACCGGGCTCGTCCCCGTCGTCGGGATTCCGCTGCCCCTGATGAGCTATGGCGGCTCCTCAATGCTCGCCTCGCTGACGGGGCTCGGCCTCCTCCTCTCGGTCAGGATGCGGCAGTTCCAATGA
- the mreD gene encoding rod shape-determining protein MreD has translation MRALLVLTVLGGGVAHATVAPALGIGGVTPDLPLIVVVLLALRRGPEFGCVAGFAAGLLQDAAGGGLIGVQALTKAVIGFTIGAAGSRLRVTHVLVQVPGLVILTVAEGLARFALLKMFRFPAPFGELMLYVVLPQALYNGFLGAALVLGLAWIESVRARTS, from the coding sequence ATGCGCGCGCTGCTCGTGCTGACCGTGCTCGGGGGCGGCGTCGCCCACGCGACCGTCGCGCCCGCGCTCGGCATCGGCGGCGTGACTCCCGACCTCCCGCTGATCGTCGTGGTCCTTCTGGCGCTCAGGCGCGGGCCCGAGTTCGGCTGCGTCGCGGGCTTCGCCGCGGGGCTCCTCCAGGACGCCGCGGGCGGCGGCCTGATCGGCGTGCAGGCGCTCACGAAGGCCGTCATCGGCTTCACGATCGGCGCCGCGGGCAGCCGCCTGCGCGTCACCCACGTGCTCGTCCAGGTACCCGGCCTGGTGATCCTCACGGTGGCCGAGGGCCTGGCGCGGTTCGCGCTCCTCAAGATGTTCCGGTTTCCGGCGCCGTTCGGGGAGCTGATGCTCTACGTCGTGCTCCCGCAGGCCCTGTACAACGGCTTCCTGGGCGCCGCGCTCGTCCTGGGTCTCGCGTGGATCGAATCGGTGCGCGCGCGCACCTCCTGA
- a CDS encoding rod shape-determining protein: MFYNLLAGLFSNDLAVDLGTANTLVYVRGEGIVLNEPSIVAIHQADHSVLAVGHEAKAMLGRTPGNIVAIRPLKDGVIADFDVTEKMLHYFISKVHRRHTLVRPRIVIGVPSGITQVEKRAVRDSAMQAGAREVYLIEEPMAAAIGAGLPIQEPGGNMIVDVGGGTTEVAVISLSGIVYSKSVRIAGDEMDEAIIQYIRKHYNLLVGERRAEEIKMTLGSAYPMGGERRTMEVKGRDLIDGIPKTVVITDEEIREALREPVMTIVETVRTCLERTPPELAADIVDKGIVITGGGALLRGLDHLLRQETNLPVTQGDDPLSCVALGVGKVLDELELLKKVAIPA; the protein is encoded by the coding sequence ATGTTCTACAACCTGCTGGCCGGCCTCTTCTCCAACGATCTCGCCGTCGATCTCGGAACCGCGAACACGCTCGTGTACGTGCGCGGCGAAGGCATCGTGCTCAACGAGCCGTCCATCGTCGCCATCCACCAGGCGGACCACTCGGTCCTCGCGGTGGGCCACGAGGCCAAGGCGATGCTCGGGCGCACGCCCGGAAACATCGTCGCGATCCGTCCGCTCAAGGACGGCGTGATCGCCGACTTCGATGTGACCGAGAAAATGCTGCACTACTTCATCTCGAAGGTGCACCGGCGCCACACGCTCGTGCGGCCGCGCATCGTCATCGGCGTGCCGTCGGGCATCACGCAGGTCGAGAAGCGCGCCGTGCGCGACTCCGCGATGCAGGCCGGCGCGCGCGAGGTGTACCTGATCGAGGAGCCGATGGCCGCGGCGATCGGGGCCGGGCTGCCGATCCAGGAGCCGGGCGGCAACATGATCGTGGACGTCGGGGGCGGCACGACCGAGGTCGCCGTGATCTCCCTCTCGGGCATCGTCTACTCCAAGTCGGTGCGCATCGCCGGCGACGAGATGGATGAGGCGATCATCCAGTACATCCGCAAGCACTACAACCTGCTGGTCGGCGAGCGGCGGGCCGAGGAGATCAAGATGACGCTCGGCTCCGCGTACCCGATGGGCGGCGAGCGCCGCACGATGGAGGTCAAGGGACGCGACCTCATCGACGGCATCCCGAAGACCGTCGTGATCACGGACGAGGAGATCCGCGAGGCGCTGCGCGAGCCCGTCATGACGATCGTCGAGACGGTGCGCACCTGCCTGGAGCGGACGCCGCCGGAGCTCGCGGCCGACATCGTGGACAAGGGCATCGTGATCACGGGCGGCGGCGCGCTGCTCCGCGGCCTGGACCACCTGCTGCGTCAGGAGACGAATCTGCCCGTCACGCAGGGTGACGATCCGCTGTCGTGCGTCGCGCTGGGTGTCGGCAAGGTGCTCGACGAGCTCGAGCTCCTGAAGAAGGTGGCGATTCCCGCCTAG
- a CDS encoding helix-hairpin-helix domain-containing protein translates to PVVEAANRRRRLRLLPPHRTDAVNAAATDGDTVNINTADVKELMKLEGVGRKVAEKIVEYREHHGRFQKPEELRKVEGIGSGLWERHRARIVIK, encoded by the coding sequence AGCCCGTGGTGGAAGCGGCGAATCGCCGCCGGCGTCTGCGCCTACTGCCGCCGCACCGCACGGACGCGGTGAACGCGGCCGCCACCGACGGCGACACCGTCAACATCAACACGGCGGACGTCAAGGAGCTGATGAAGCTCGAGGGTGTCGGCCGCAAGGTCGCCGAGAAGATCGTGGAGTACCGCGAGCATCACGGCCGCTTCCAGAAGCCGGAGGAGCTCCGGAAAGTGGAGGGGATCGGCAGCGGGCTCTGGGAGCGGCACCGTGCGCGCATCGTGATCAAGTAA
- the mrdA gene encoding penicillin-binding protein 2: MSRILGRRGLPARRDAGQRRIMVVAATVTAAFLVLIGQLWYLQVLEGGRFLDASDKNRLRIRPIAAPRGILFDRHGVPLVDNRPAFTLSLIPRELPREAAVRDAVLGRVASLLRIPYQELQDAVARVQPDSFLPVRVRRGLTLEDVAKVEEWKLELPGVIAEVEPQRVYPTSRFAAHLLGYVREASDDQLRQGRYRRGEMVGQNGLERLLDDYLRGKDGGERIEVDAMGRAVRMIQQSEPHPGAQVVTTVDRRVQEAAERAMEGRAGAVVVMDPRSGDVLAMVSTPAYEIDRFTGTIDRAAWLRVVQDPNFPLLNRTIQSQYAPGSIFKILVAAAGLQEGSLTPLDRVHCTGEFHLGTWTFKDWKKEGHGVVNLHQAIAQSCDVFFYNAGLKVGAGTIARYAGAFGFGAATGIELGGEKLGLIPHPAARREHRAWTAGDTVNVSIGQGAVLVTPMQVARFMGAVANGGVLWRPRLVQRIERPEKGVVYSDPGHVNGHVELSPLVWEFLRRSLWAVVNESGGTGAAARIPGLEVAGKTGTAQMIAKSKSSLGQDHAWFAAFAPVKEPEVVVVVLVERGGHGGDVAAPIARRILQAIFLEKVAALEIRD; the protein is encoded by the coding sequence ATGAGCCGCATTCTCGGCCGCCGGGGATTGCCCGCGCGCCGCGACGCCGGGCAGCGCCGCATCATGGTCGTCGCGGCCACGGTCACCGCGGCCTTCCTCGTCCTCATCGGGCAGCTCTGGTACCTCCAGGTGCTCGAGGGCGGGCGCTTTCTCGACGCGAGCGACAAGAATCGGCTCCGGATCCGGCCGATCGCGGCGCCGCGCGGCATCCTCTTCGACCGCCACGGCGTGCCGCTCGTGGACAACCGCCCCGCGTTCACGCTCTCGCTGATCCCGCGCGAGCTTCCGCGCGAGGCGGCCGTGCGCGACGCGGTGCTGGGCCGCGTCGCCTCGCTCCTCCGGATCCCCTACCAGGAGCTCCAGGATGCGGTCGCCCGGGTGCAGCCCGACTCGTTTCTGCCCGTGCGGGTGCGCCGCGGGCTCACGCTCGAGGACGTCGCGAAGGTCGAGGAGTGGAAGCTCGAGCTCCCCGGCGTGATCGCCGAGGTCGAGCCGCAGCGCGTGTACCCGACCAGCCGCTTCGCCGCGCACCTGCTCGGCTACGTGCGCGAGGCGAGCGACGACCAGCTCCGGCAGGGACGCTACCGCCGCGGCGAGATGGTCGGGCAGAACGGCCTCGAGCGCCTCCTCGACGACTACCTCCGCGGCAAGGACGGCGGCGAGCGCATCGAGGTGGACGCGATGGGCCGCGCGGTGCGCATGATCCAGCAGAGCGAGCCGCATCCCGGCGCGCAGGTCGTCACGACCGTGGACCGGCGCGTCCAGGAGGCGGCCGAGCGCGCGATGGAGGGCCGCGCGGGCGCGGTCGTGGTGATGGACCCGCGCAGCGGCGACGTGCTCGCGATGGTCTCGACGCCGGCGTACGAGATCGACCGGTTCACCGGAACGATCGACCGCGCCGCGTGGCTGCGCGTCGTGCAGGACCCGAACTTCCCGCTCCTCAACCGCACGATCCAGAGCCAGTACGCCCCGGGCTCGATCTTCAAGATCCTCGTCGCCGCGGCGGGGCTCCAGGAGGGGTCGCTCACGCCGCTCGACCGTGTCCACTGCACCGGCGAGTTCCACCTGGGCACCTGGACCTTCAAGGACTGGAAGAAAGAGGGCCACGGGGTGGTGAACCTGCACCAGGCCATCGCGCAGTCCTGCGACGTCTTCTTCTACAATGCGGGACTGAAGGTGGGCGCCGGCACGATCGCGCGCTACGCCGGCGCGTTCGGCTTCGGCGCGGCGACCGGCATCGAGCTCGGGGGCGAGAAGCTCGGCCTGATCCCGCACCCCGCCGCGCGGCGCGAGCACCGCGCGTGGACGGCGGGCGACACCGTGAACGTGTCGATCGGCCAGGGCGCCGTGCTGGTGACGCCGATGCAGGTCGCGCGCTTCATGGGCGCCGTCGCCAACGGCGGCGTCCTCTGGCGCCCGCGTCTCGTGCAGCGCATCGAGCGGCCCGAGAAGGGCGTCGTCTACAGCGACCCGGGGCACGTGAACGGCCACGTCGAGCTCTCGCCGCTCGTGTGGGAGTTCCTGCGGCGGAGCCTCTGGGCCGTCGTGAACGAGAGCGGCGGCACCGGCGCGGCGGCCCGGATCCCGGGCCTGGAGGTCGCGGGCAAGACCGGCACCGCCCAGATGATCGCGAAGTCGAAGTCGTCGCTCGGGCAGGACCACGCCTGGTTCGCGGCCTTCGCGCCGGTCAAGGAGCCGGAGGTCGTCGTCGTCGTCCTCGTCGAGCGGGGCGGGCACGGCGGCGACGTGGCGGCGCCGATCGCGCGCCGCATCCTCCAGGCGATCTTCCTCGAGAAGGTGGCCGCGCTGGAGATCCGCGACTGA
- the mreC gene encoding rod shape-determining protein MreC codes for MKSRKVALLVSAIGVCLLLLTLQTRGYGARAADALALLTTPIQAGVAKAHRAAFDAWDTYLDWKNVRAENRRLREEIRGLRVEGLRVRETDDENRRLRRLLALQERLPLTTVSGEIIARDWGGWIRALTVNRGRGDKIARLTAVISPDGLVGRVVEVRPGASIVQVLTDPASTVGAHVVRTRTPGIVEGEPSGALRFKYMARDGAQIEVGDVLVTSGQGGLFPRGIPVGRVRSIDDRGAALFHYAVLEPAVNFSRIDDVLLITGEPRHDLAGFFPSDG; via the coding sequence GTGAAGAGTCGCAAGGTCGCGCTGCTCGTTTCGGCGATCGGCGTCTGCCTCCTGCTCCTGACCCTCCAGACGCGGGGCTACGGCGCGCGCGCCGCCGACGCGCTCGCGCTCCTGACGACGCCCATCCAGGCCGGCGTCGCCAAGGCTCACCGCGCGGCCTTCGACGCCTGGGACACCTACCTCGACTGGAAGAACGTCCGGGCCGAGAACCGCCGTCTGCGCGAGGAGATCCGGGGGCTGCGCGTCGAGGGGCTGCGCGTCCGGGAGACCGACGACGAGAACCGCCGCCTCCGGCGCCTGCTGGCGCTCCAGGAGCGGCTGCCGCTCACGACCGTGTCCGGCGAGATCATCGCGCGCGACTGGGGCGGCTGGATCCGCGCGCTCACCGTCAACCGCGGGCGCGGCGACAAGATCGCGCGCCTGACGGCCGTGATCTCGCCCGACGGGCTCGTCGGGCGCGTCGTCGAGGTGCGGCCGGGCGCGTCCATCGTGCAGGTGCTCACCGACCCAGCCTCCACGGTCGGCGCCCACGTCGTCCGCACGCGGACGCCCGGGATCGTCGAGGGCGAGCCGAGCGGCGCGCTCCGGTTCAAGTACATGGCGCGCGACGGCGCGCAGATCGAGGTGGGGGACGTGCTCGTGACGTCCGGGCAGGGCGGGCTCTTCCCGCGGGGCATCCCGGTCGGACGTGTGCGCTCGATCGACGACCGCGGGGCGGCGCTCTTCCACTACGCGGTGCTCGAGCCGGCCGTGAACTTCTCGCGCATCGACGACGTGCTGCTCATCACCGGCGAGCCGCGGCACGACCTCGCCGGCTTCTTCCCGAGCGACGGCTGA
- a CDS encoding Rne/Rng family ribonuclease produces MGKRIVVNAGLTETRVGVQEGSLLTELFVERHRHRSIVGSVYKGVVTNVLPGMQAAFVDIGLHKDAFLYAGDYTTNLGDYARAMLAGVDEEGDASDTDLDVEEARREATAPIEDLLRKGQEVLVQVSKESLGTKGARVTSFISLPGRYLVYMPQARHIGVSRRIRDEQERDRLRAALRSRPLPPGGFILRTNAEGKGEAEFAADVEFLSRLWAQIQSRYEQAQAPAVLHEEGDLIFRVVRDLFSPEVDEFVIDGKEVYDKCLGYVEALVPALAERVRLHDDRQPVFEAFGIEKDIEKALRRRVWLKSGGYIVIDHTEALVSIDVNTGKYVGKRDFEQTVLKINLEAVGEVVRQIRLRDLGGIIIIDFIDMEPEEHREQVYRALKKALAEDKARTNVLQISELGLVEMTRKRVRQDLRGLLSVSCPTCKGSGVIKADATLAAEIFRAARAKVAAADEADGREIVVRVHPEVARYLEGDGQEGVERLAAALGRKVTVQAIANHADREGYEIRLRGGGGGDA; encoded by the coding sequence GTGGGCAAACGGATCGTCGTCAACGCCGGGCTCACCGAAACGCGGGTCGGAGTCCAGGAGGGTAGTCTCCTCACCGAGCTCTTCGTCGAGCGGCACCGCCACCGCTCGATCGTCGGCAGCGTGTACAAGGGCGTGGTGACGAACGTGCTGCCGGGCATGCAGGCGGCGTTCGTCGACATCGGCCTCCACAAGGACGCCTTCCTCTACGCCGGCGACTACACGACCAACCTCGGCGACTACGCGCGCGCCATGCTCGCGGGCGTCGACGAGGAGGGCGACGCGAGCGACACGGACCTGGACGTCGAGGAGGCGCGCCGCGAGGCGACCGCCCCGATCGAGGACCTGCTCCGCAAGGGGCAGGAGGTGCTCGTGCAGGTCTCGAAGGAGTCCCTCGGCACCAAGGGCGCGCGCGTCACCTCGTTCATCTCGCTGCCGGGCCGCTACCTCGTCTACATGCCCCAGGCGCGCCACATCGGCGTCTCGCGCCGGATCCGCGACGAGCAGGAGCGCGACCGGCTGCGCGCGGCGCTCCGGAGCCGTCCGCTGCCGCCGGGCGGGTTCATCCTCCGGACGAACGCCGAGGGAAAGGGCGAGGCGGAGTTCGCCGCCGACGTCGAGTTCCTCTCGCGCCTCTGGGCGCAGATCCAGTCGCGCTACGAGCAGGCCCAGGCGCCGGCGGTGCTGCACGAGGAGGGCGACCTCATCTTCCGCGTCGTGCGCGACCTCTTCTCGCCCGAGGTGGACGAGTTCGTCATCGACGGCAAGGAGGTCTACGACAAGTGCCTCGGGTACGTGGAGGCGCTGGTCCCGGCGCTCGCCGAGCGGGTGCGCCTCCACGACGACCGCCAGCCCGTGTTCGAGGCGTTCGGCATCGAGAAGGACATCGAGAAGGCACTCCGCCGCCGGGTGTGGCTCAAGTCCGGCGGCTACATCGTGATCGACCACACCGAGGCCCTCGTCTCGATCGACGTGAACACGGGCAAGTACGTGGGCAAGCGCGACTTCGAGCAGACCGTGCTCAAGATCAACCTCGAGGCGGTCGGCGAGGTCGTCCGCCAGATCCGGCTGCGCGACCTCGGCGGCATCATCATCATCGACTTCATCGACATGGAGCCCGAGGAGCACCGCGAGCAGGTCTACCGCGCCCTGAAGAAGGCGCTCGCCGAGGACAAGGCGCGCACCAACGTGCTCCAGATCTCCGAGCTCGGGCTGGTCGAGATGACGCGCAAGCGCGTGCGCCAGGACCTCCGCGGGCTCCTCTCCGTGTCGTGCCCGACCTGCAAGGGAAGCGGCGTCATCAAGGCCGACGCCACGCTCGCCGCCGAGATCTTCCGCGCCGCGCGCGCGAAGGTGGCGGCCGCCGACGAGGCCGACGGGCGCGAGATCGTCGTCCGGGTCCACCCGGAGGTCGCCCGCTACCTCGAGGGCGACGGGCAGGAAGGCGTCGAGCGGCTCGCCGCGGCGCTCGGGCGCAAGGTGACGGTGCAGGCGATCGCGAACCACGCCGATCGCGAGGGCTACGAGATCAGGCTGCGCGGGGGCGGCGGAGGCGACGCATGA